A single genomic interval of Lewinellaceae bacterium harbors:
- a CDS encoding MFS transporter: MITNQPANSGLSNYQKFIIAILAFLQFTVILDFMVLSPLGAILMDQLGLEPARFGVVVSAYAFSAAISGLLTAGFADRFDRKKLLLFFYSGFMLGTLLCALAPNFHFLLFARIITGLFGGVLNSIGFAIITDLFTLEYRGRVMGFVQMAFSASQVLGLPIGLVLANHFNWHAPFWLIGGIGIAVGAVIAIYMQPIRDHLNERSSGSPVKHLLRTITKPSHIQAFIATGLMTTGGFMLMPFASAFSVHNLGLTLEQLPVLYGITGVFNIALGPLIGRWSDRYGKYLFFAIGTGISLVTILYYTHLGVSPLSLVIVINVVLFLGITARRISGSALMTGVPAPADRGAFMSISSSIQQFSGGIASTIAGMIVIQQNSGPLQRYDVLGYVVSCTMILVALLMGRIDREISRRETISKAA; the protein is encoded by the coding sequence ATGATCACGAACCAGCCAGCCAATAGCGGTCTGTCCAACTATCAGAAATTCATCATTGCCATTCTGGCCTTCCTGCAGTTCACGGTTATCCTGGACTTTATGGTCCTGTCACCTCTGGGGGCGATACTGATGGATCAGCTTGGACTTGAGCCGGCCAGATTTGGGGTGGTTGTGTCTGCATATGCATTCAGTGCAGCCATCTCCGGTCTCCTGACTGCAGGATTTGCTGACCGGTTTGACCGTAAAAAACTTTTGCTTTTCTTCTACAGTGGGTTCATGCTAGGCACTTTGTTGTGTGCATTGGCTCCGAACTTCCATTTCTTATTGTTCGCCAGGATCATCACAGGATTGTTTGGTGGTGTTCTCAATTCCATCGGGTTTGCAATCATCACCGACTTATTTACCCTGGAATACCGGGGCCGGGTGATGGGTTTCGTCCAGATGGCATTCTCAGCCAGCCAGGTATTGGGATTACCAATTGGACTTGTACTGGCAAATCACTTCAACTGGCATGCGCCGTTCTGGTTAATCGGCGGCATCGGTATCGCTGTAGGTGCAGTCATTGCAATCTATATGCAACCCATACGCGACCACCTGAATGAGCGGTCTTCAGGATCACCAGTAAAACACCTGCTCCGGACAATCACCAAGCCTTCCCATATCCAGGCATTTATTGCCACCGGACTGATGACAACAGGTGGATTTATGCTGATGCCATTTGCAAGTGCTTTCAGTGTCCATAATCTCGGACTGACGCTGGAACAGTTACCGGTTCTTTACGGCATCACCGGCGTCTTCAATATTGCCCTTGGTCCACTCATTGGCAGATGGTCGGACCGTTATGGGAAGTACCTGTTTTTTGCGATTGGAACCGGCATCTCATTGGTTACCATTCTTTATTACACTCATTTAGGTGTTTCTCCCCTATCGCTGGTCATTGTAATAAACGTTGTCTTGTTTCTAGGCATTACCGCTCGCAGAATATCCGGCTCTGCCCTGATGACCGGCGTCCCCGCTCCAGCAGATCGCGGTGCTTTCATGAGCATCAGCAGTTCCATTCAACAATTTTCGGGAGGGATTGCGTCAACCATTGCTGGTATGATCGTCATTCAGCAGAATAGCGGACCCTTACAACGATACGATGTACTCGGGTATGTCGTTTCTTGTACCATGATTTTGGTAGCCTTGTTAATGGGACGAATTGACCGGGAAATTTCACGGAGAGAAACAATCAGTAAGGCAGCTTAA
- a CDS encoding amidohydrolase family protein, which translates to MRIPGQTNGSLVANNHTFPIIRSLIIVWWLSLSAGCTRAQDNTWKQFIDDHPDKHFSILIRNAMILDGTGSPAYPGDLLILEDRIAYAGKVESTGLKIDQVIEADGKYLTPGFIDAHAHGNPLKEDAFVNFLAMGVTSVCLGQDGTSAMVDDIRDWFSRVGNVPQLINIIPMVGHGTLRVLSGIQYAKKPDDRMLQSMAGLLDDALQAGCFGLTTGLEYEPGGFADSLELELLARIAGKYHRLVMSHVRNEDDNVLIQSIRELARMGKYTPVQVSHIKSVYGKGSVRGKEIVEELHRLRAAGIPITQDWYPYTASYTGLSILFPEWAKPPNDYQSAVENRLPELRAYLKNRVNFRNGPEATLFGSGPYLGKTLAEVAQQQGKAFEDVLIDLGPSGASAAYFIMDETLQVELLKDSMTMICSDGSPDMFHPRGYGSFVKIITDYVRDQKVLTLPDAIRKMTGLPAQTLQLDHRGIIEAGYYADLVLFDPDELLAPATYQEPHVLATGIQWVFVNGLPAWHNQAIQGQAGKLLRKK; encoded by the coding sequence ATGAGAATCCCCGGTCAGACGAATGGTTCTCTGGTTGCAAATAATCACACCTTCCCGATTATCCGGAGTTTGATCATAGTCTGGTGGTTGTCGCTAAGTGCAGGCTGTACCCGGGCACAGGATAACACCTGGAAGCAATTCATCGATGACCATCCGGATAAGCATTTTTCAATTTTAATCCGGAACGCAATGATTCTGGACGGGACCGGATCTCCCGCCTACCCCGGAGATCTGCTCATCCTGGAAGACCGGATCGCATATGCCGGCAAGGTTGAAAGTACCGGTTTAAAGATTGACCAGGTAATTGAGGCAGATGGCAAATATTTAACCCCCGGATTCATCGATGCCCATGCACATGGAAATCCACTGAAAGAAGATGCATTTGTAAACTTCCTGGCCATGGGAGTAACCTCTGTTTGCCTTGGACAGGATGGGACCAGTGCCATGGTGGATGATATCCGTGATTGGTTTAGCCGGGTCGGAAACGTGCCCCAGCTGATCAATATTATTCCCATGGTTGGTCATGGAACTTTACGGGTGTTGTCCGGCATACAATATGCCAAAAAACCGGATGACAGGATGCTCCAATCCATGGCAGGACTGCTGGATGATGCCCTCCAGGCCGGATGCTTTGGACTAACTACAGGTCTTGAATATGAACCAGGAGGCTTTGCTGATAGCCTGGAACTTGAGCTCCTGGCCAGGATTGCGGGTAAATATCATCGATTGGTCATGAGTCATGTGCGCAATGAAGATGATAATGTACTCATCCAGTCGATCAGGGAGTTAGCCCGGATGGGTAAATACACTCCGGTTCAGGTATCACACATCAAATCCGTGTATGGAAAAGGCAGCGTCCGCGGAAAAGAGATCGTCGAAGAGCTTCACCGTTTGCGTGCTGCAGGTATACCCATAACCCAGGATTGGTACCCCTATACGGCAAGTTATACCGGCCTTTCCATATTGTTCCCGGAATGGGCTAAACCTCCAAACGACTACCAAAGTGCTGTAGAGAACCGGCTTCCGGAATTACGGGCATATCTAAAAAACAGGGTGAATTTCAGAAATGGACCCGAAGCCACTTTATTCGGTTCCGGCCCTTACCTTGGAAAAACATTGGCAGAGGTCGCTCAACAGCAGGGAAAGGCTTTTGAAGATGTGCTTATCGATCTGGGTCCGTCCGGAGCTTCCGCAGCTTACTTTATCATGGATGAAACACTGCAGGTGGAATTACTTAAGGATTCGATGACGATGATCTGCAGCGATGGCAGCCCCGATATGTTTCATCCTCGCGGTTACGGATCATTCGTAAAGATCATTACCGATTATGTCCGGGATCAAAAGGTATTGACCCTGCCGGATGCCATAAGAAAAATGACTGGACTTCCGGCACAAACGCTGCAGCTGGACCATCGCGGGATCATCGAGGCTGGATATTATGCAGACCTGGTTCTTTTTGACCCGGATGAACTCCTTGCGCCGGCGACCTATCAGGAACCCCATGTTTTGGCGACAGGCATTCAATGGGTATTCGTAAATGGCCTGCCTGCCTGGCATAACCAGGCCATCCAGGGTCAAGCCGGTAAACTTTTACGCAAAAAATAG
- the glgB gene encoding 1,4-alpha-glucan branching protein GlgB, producing MQNLQSVIEFSIFSDLDVFLFRQGKHFQLYDKFGARMMEVDGKKGVYFAVWAPAAHKVYVLGDFNNWHRHRHPLHVRPDSSGIWEGFIPGLDLGIMYKYGIESNYTEQYIEKADPYAFWAEEPPQTASVVWPLEYTWNDEKWMGSRKASNSLNSPMTIYEVHLGSWRRHYDGNSYSYREMADTLIPYVVDMGFTHIEFMPLMAFPYEPSWGYQITGYFAASPRYGTPDDLMYLVDQCHQAGIGVILDWVPSHFPSDAHGLGQFDGTYVYEHPDPRKGYHPDWESLIFNYERPEVRSFLISNALFWLSHYHIDGLRVDAVASMLYLDYSREHGGWEPNEFGGRENLSAIQFIRDMNNEVYRRFPDVQTIAEESTAFPGVTMPVDHEGLGFGMKWMMGWMNDTLNYFKLDPIHRRFHHGQITFSIIYAYSENYVLPLSHDEVVHGKASLLYKMPGSEAEKFSNLRLLFGYMYTHPGSKLLFMGGEFGQTNEWNFKSELNWGLLQYPGHQGVQRWVRALNLFYRTEKAAYELAYEQAGFEWLVISDYRQSLLIYARKGKNPEDVLIAACNFTPVPRINYQFLVPESHQWVEVLNSDHPDFGGSGIINAEKISVHISTGIMPKYLINLNIPPLGIAILKRDA from the coding sequence ATGCAAAATCTTCAATCGGTCATTGAATTCAGCATTTTTTCCGACCTGGATGTCTTCCTTTTCCGCCAGGGCAAACACTTCCAGTTGTACGATAAATTCGGAGCCCGGATGATGGAAGTTGATGGAAAGAAAGGGGTGTATTTTGCAGTGTGGGCACCCGCAGCCCATAAGGTATATGTTCTTGGCGATTTTAATAACTGGCACAGGCATCGCCACCCACTACATGTCCGGCCCGATTCCTCGGGCATCTGGGAAGGATTTATTCCCGGATTGGACCTGGGAATTATGTATAAGTACGGAATTGAATCAAATTACACGGAACAATACATCGAGAAGGCTGACCCCTATGCCTTTTGGGCGGAAGAACCACCCCAGACTGCCAGTGTAGTCTGGCCACTGGAATACACGTGGAATGACGAGAAATGGATGGGATCACGTAAAGCCAGCAATAGTCTGAACAGCCCGATGACCATTTATGAGGTTCATCTGGGCAGTTGGCGGAGACACTACGACGGCAACTCCTATTCCTACCGGGAAATGGCTGATACGCTGATACCATACGTGGTGGATATGGGATTCACCCATATCGAATTCATGCCCCTGATGGCCTTCCCTTACGAACCTTCCTGGGGCTATCAAATAACAGGTTACTTCGCCGCCAGTCCACGTTATGGGACACCGGACGACCTGATGTATCTAGTCGACCAATGCCACCAGGCCGGCATTGGCGTCATCCTGGACTGGGTACCCAGTCATTTTCCTTCGGATGCCCACGGGTTAGGTCAGTTTGATGGCACCTATGTGTACGAACATCCGGATCCACGCAAAGGATACCATCCGGATTGGGAAAGTCTCATTTTTAACTACGAACGTCCGGAAGTGCGCTCGTTCCTGATATCCAATGCATTATTCTGGCTATCACATTACCACATCGACGGATTACGCGTTGATGCCGTAGCATCCATGCTCTATCTGGATTATTCGCGTGAACATGGCGGATGGGAACCCAATGAATTTGGTGGACGCGAAAATCTATCTGCGATCCAGTTCATCCGGGATATGAATAATGAAGTCTACCGGAGATTTCCGGATGTCCAGACGATTGCAGAGGAGTCCACAGCATTTCCCGGCGTCACCATGCCCGTAGATCATGAAGGCTTGGGATTTGGTATGAAATGGATGATGGGCTGGATGAACGATACGCTGAATTACTTTAAGCTGGATCCCATTCACCGCCGGTTCCATCATGGACAAATCACCTTCAGCATTATCTATGCATATAGTGAGAATTATGTTCTCCCACTAAGTCATGATGAAGTAGTTCATGGCAAAGCATCCCTGCTGTACAAAATGCCTGGAAGTGAAGCTGAAAAGTTCTCCAATCTGCGCTTGCTCTTCGGCTATATGTACACGCACCCGGGGAGCAAGTTGCTATTCATGGGCGGAGAGTTTGGACAGACCAATGAATGGAACTTTAAATCCGAATTGAACTGGGGCTTGCTGCAATACCCCGGCCACCAGGGGGTCCAACGCTGGGTTCGTGCCTTAAACCTATTCTACCGGACAGAAAAAGCTGCCTATGAGTTAGCCTATGAGCAGGCCGGATTCGAGTGGTTGGTGATATCCGACTACCGCCAGAGCCTGTTGATCTATGCAAGGAAAGGTAAAAATCCGGAAGATGTCTTGATTGCCGCCTGCAACTTCACTCCTGTTCCACGGATCAACTACCAGTTTTTAGTGCCCGAGTCTCACCAGTGGGTTGAGGTATTGAACAGCGACCATCCTGACTTCGGTGGCAGCGGTATAATCAATGCTGAAAAAATATCCGTCCACATTTCTACCGGCATCATGCCAAAATACCTGATCAACCTGAATATTCCTCCACTGGGAATCGCCATTCTAAAACGCGATGCATGA
- a CDS encoding esterase family protein, which translates to MQTLTISNFYAKVLKRSFSLDFYVPDELAEDAYFLVFNDGQILDEVRIAQVLKEIEGAGLQAFAVGIHASDHRLQDYGVSGQPDYKNRGSLAGEYKHFLVVELYPFIKRIFRFEPTTIRSAIIGFSLSGLSALDIGWAHPELFSKVGVFSGSFWWRSRAFSPASPDAHRIMHDRLSRSFYKPGLKFWFQTGTDDESSDRNNNGIIDSIDDTQDVIRVLESLGYENGKDIAYLEIQGGRHEPSTWANALPNLIQWIFNQ; encoded by the coding sequence ATGCAAACATTGACGATTTCCAATTTCTATGCAAAAGTTCTGAAAAGGTCATTTTCACTGGACTTTTATGTTCCTGACGAGCTGGCAGAGGATGCCTATTTCCTGGTATTCAATGATGGACAGATCCTTGATGAAGTGCGCATAGCACAAGTTCTGAAAGAAATCGAAGGAGCTGGTTTACAAGCTTTTGCAGTAGGTATCCACGCATCGGACCACCGGTTACAGGATTATGGTGTTTCGGGACAGCCTGATTATAAAAACCGGGGATCTCTTGCCGGTGAATACAAGCATTTCCTCGTCGTAGAATTATATCCATTCATCAAGCGGATCTTTCGATTTGAACCGACCACAATACGATCAGCCATTATAGGTTTTTCACTGAGTGGTTTATCTGCATTAGACATTGGCTGGGCACATCCGGAATTGTTCTCGAAAGTAGGCGTGTTTTCCGGGTCCTTTTGGTGGCGTTCAAGAGCCTTTTCACCGGCAAGTCCGGATGCGCATCGCATCATGCATGATCGATTAAGCCGGTCATTTTATAAGCCCGGGCTCAAGTTTTGGTTTCAAACCGGCACCGACGATGAAAGCTCGGACCGCAACAATAATGGCATCATTGACTCTATTGACGACACGCAGGATGTGATCCGGGTGCTGGAGTCACTGGGCTATGAAAATGGAAAAGATATTGCTTATCTTGAAATCCAGGGTGGACGGCATGAGCCTTCTACATGGGCCAATGCCTTGCCAAATCTCATCCAGTGGATATTCAACCAATAA
- a CDS encoding GMP synthase: protein MMNPRCKVAILDLYDGTPNMGMKNLKNILKNHPHSFQVEIFDVRQKGEIPSMDHDIYISSGGPGSPLPEGHAWEKGYYQWLDELMEHNNDHPEAPKYAFFICHSFQMLCYHLGLGVIEPRPKKSFGIYPVSKTAGGKDFELFEALGDPFYVADFRQFQVVDPDINAFRKWNASLLAIEVEDEVQLRFGALMAIQVGEYITSTQFHPEADPEGMRDYAQKDDWRNTISQQYGEDIYWEMIKYLNDPEKIEVTFQQVLPGFLDKSVGSLLNSDVLIS from the coding sequence ATGATGAATCCAAGGTGCAAAGTTGCCATTCTTGACCTCTATGATGGCACCCCTAATATGGGGATGAAAAACCTCAAGAATATTCTTAAAAACCATCCGCATTCATTCCAGGTCGAAATATTTGACGTAAGACAGAAAGGAGAAATCCCTTCGATGGATCATGATATTTATATCAGCTCGGGCGGCCCCGGATCTCCTCTTCCGGAAGGTCATGCCTGGGAAAAAGGATATTATCAGTGGCTGGACGAATTGATGGAGCACAACAACGATCATCCGGAAGCCCCTAAATATGCTTTTTTTATTTGCCATAGTTTCCAGATGCTCTGCTATCACTTAGGGTTGGGAGTCATCGAGCCAAGGCCTAAAAAATCATTTGGAATTTACCCGGTATCTAAGACGGCAGGAGGTAAAGATTTTGAATTGTTTGAAGCTTTGGGCGATCCTTTCTACGTGGCTGATTTTCGCCAGTTTCAGGTCGTGGATCCTGATATAAATGCTTTTCGGAAATGGAATGCATCGTTGCTGGCGATAGAAGTGGAAGATGAAGTTCAACTGAGGTTTGGAGCATTAATGGCCATCCAGGTAGGCGAGTACATAACCTCGACCCAATTTCATCCCGAAGCGGACCCTGAAGGTATGCGGGACTATGCACAGAAAGATGATTGGCGAAATACCATTTCCCAGCAATATGGTGAAGACATTTATTGGGAGATGATAAAATATTTAAATGATCCAGAAAAGATAGAAGTAACTTTCCAACAGGTGTTGCCTGGCTTTTTGGATAAATCAGTAGGCTCATTGCTCAATTCAGATGTTCTCATCTCCTGA
- a CDS encoding ATPase: protein MQKSVLCVASYFKGTDFIIQAKELGNTVYLLTADTLKEAAWPWGSIDDVFYLSLDEHHNWNWLDMERGLAFVMRSRPIDMIVALDDFDVEKAAHLREVFRIPGMGDTTARYFRDKLSMRTRALETGIPAPPFTSLFSDQHINTFLEQTQPPWMIKPRGEASATGIRKVHHKESFWDTVHQLGDDRHRFLAESFIPGSIYHVDAITFEGKNVFTCVSQYLDTPFEVAHGGGIFRSMLLSQDHPDHQELVKLNQDLMKAFNMRQSASHSEWVRSHETGQFYLIETSSRVGGAHLADMIYQATNVNLWKEWAKLETAVAKKESYVLPELKHIPTGIIISLAKMEHPQPQFYQDPDVVWTISKAHHVGCIVQGTDDQSVKNRLDDLAFQIREHFHAAVPPANNPLH, encoded by the coding sequence ATGCAGAAATCCGTCTTATGCGTCGCTTCCTATTTTAAAGGAACTGACTTTATCATCCAGGCAAAAGAACTTGGCAATACGGTTTATCTCCTCACTGCTGACACGCTGAAAGAAGCTGCCTGGCCTTGGGGTTCCATTGATGACGTATTTTATTTATCACTTGATGAGCACCATAACTGGAATTGGTTGGACATGGAGCGTGGCTTGGCCTTTGTGATGCGATCGCGTCCAATTGACATGATTGTTGCCCTGGATGATTTTGATGTAGAAAAAGCGGCACACCTCCGTGAAGTCTTTCGCATTCCAGGCATGGGCGATACGACGGCTCGCTATTTCAGGGACAAGCTTTCCATGCGGACACGGGCTCTGGAAACCGGAATTCCGGCACCACCTTTTACGTCTTTATTCAGTGACCAGCATATCAATACATTTCTCGAGCAGACGCAGCCTCCCTGGATGATTAAACCCAGAGGAGAAGCTTCTGCTACAGGAATACGGAAAGTCCATCACAAAGAATCATTCTGGGATACAGTCCATCAATTGGGCGATGACCGCCATCGATTCCTTGCCGAAAGCTTCATTCCCGGTTCCATTTACCACGTTGATGCCATTACGTTTGAAGGAAAAAATGTTTTTACCTGCGTTTCCCAGTACCTGGATACTCCATTCGAGGTAGCTCACGGCGGTGGAATATTCCGGTCTATGCTGTTATCCCAGGACCATCCCGACCATCAGGAACTGGTTAAGCTCAATCAGGACCTGATGAAGGCATTTAATATGCGCCAGTCGGCGAGCCACAGCGAATGGGTGCGGTCTCACGAAACCGGGCAATTCTACCTGATCGAAACTTCATCCCGGGTAGGTGGCGCTCACCTGGCCGATATGATCTATCAGGCAACCAATGTGAACCTTTGGAAAGAATGGGCGAAATTGGAAACAGCAGTTGCTAAAAAAGAATCGTACGTACTTCCTGAACTCAAACACATACCGACCGGAATTATCATTTCACTGGCAAAAATGGAGCATCCACAACCACAGTTTTATCAGGACCCGGATGTGGTGTGGACGATCAGCAAAGCACACCATGTAGGATGCATCGTTCAGGGTACTGATGATCAGAGCGTCAAAAACCGATTGGATGATTTAGCATTTCAAATACGGGAACATTTTCATGCGGCTGTTCCGCCAGCAAATAACCCTTTGCATTAA
- a CDS encoding glucose-1-phosphate adenylyltransferase gives MRIKMICLILGGGAGSRLYPLTKDRSKPAVPIAAKYRLIDIPISNCLNSGVKRMFVLTQFNSASLNRHIKNTYHFDNFSNGFVDILAAEQTPSSDKWYQGTADAVKQSMHHLVNQDFDYLLILSGDQLYQMNFELMARYHIAQGADITIATIPVVANDATGFGIMKVNKFGFVDRFTEKPKKEILDDWKSEVEERFTNDGRHFLASMGIYIFNKRILRKLFEDHPEAVDFGKEIIPNAIKSGFNVASYAYDGYWTDIGTIKSFFQANLELTDDIPKFNLFDNTSVIFTRPRMLAPSKVFGTRFNRAVVAEGSIIHAKEIERSIIGIRSRIGHDTLIRNCIVMGNDYFETLDQIMDRSNPIPMGIGHSCRIENAIIDKNCRIGNNVTILGDDSLEDAETDSYVIRDGIIVLKKKASIPANTQIGLIK, from the coding sequence ATGAGAATTAAGATGATATGCCTGATACTAGGAGGCGGTGCCGGATCGCGCCTTTACCCACTTACCAAGGACAGATCAAAGCCTGCGGTACCCATCGCTGCTAAATACCGTCTGATCGACATACCCATATCCAACTGTCTAAACTCAGGTGTAAAAAGGATGTTTGTCCTGACACAGTTTAATTCTGCCTCCTTAAACCGGCATATCAAGAACACCTACCACTTCGACAATTTCAGCAACGGTTTTGTTGATATTCTGGCTGCAGAACAAACACCCAGCAGTGACAAATGGTACCAGGGTACAGCAGATGCCGTCAAGCAATCCATGCATCACCTGGTCAATCAGGACTTTGATTACCTGCTCATTCTTTCAGGAGACCAGTTGTACCAGATGAATTTTGAATTGATGGCCCGCTATCACATAGCACAAGGCGCTGACATAACGATTGCCACCATACCGGTGGTGGCCAATGATGCGACGGGTTTTGGCATCATGAAGGTTAATAAATTCGGGTTTGTCGATCGCTTTACGGAAAAGCCCAAGAAAGAAATACTTGATGACTGGAAATCGGAGGTTGAAGAGCGTTTCACCAATGATGGACGCCATTTCCTGGCATCAATGGGTATTTACATCTTCAACAAACGCATATTGCGCAAGTTATTTGAAGATCACCCGGAAGCGGTTGACTTCGGCAAGGAAATCATACCGAATGCCATAAAATCAGGATTTAATGTAGCGAGTTATGCTTACGACGGCTACTGGACGGATATTGGAACCATCAAATCCTTTTTCCAGGCAAATCTGGAGTTAACCGACGATATTCCAAAATTCAACTTGTTCGACAATACCTCGGTCATCTTCACCCGGCCTCGGATGCTTGCTCCATCAAAAGTATTTGGAACCAGATTTAACCGGGCTGTAGTCGCGGAAGGAAGTATCATCCATGCCAAAGAAATCGAACGATCCATCATCGGTATCCGGTCCAGAATTGGTCACGACACGCTGATCCGAAATTGCATTGTTATGGGTAATGATTATTTCGAAACCCTGGATCAAATCATGGATCGGTCGAACCCCATACCGATGGGTATCGGGCATTCCTGCCGGATTGAAAATGCTATCATTGATAAAAATTGCCGAATAGGAAACAATGTGACCATATTAGGTGATGACAGTCTTGAAGATGCAGAAACCGATTCTTATGTAATCCGGGACGGCATCATTGTCCTTAAGAAAAAAGCGTCGATACCCGCCAATACGCAAATAGGGTTGATTAAGTAA
- a CDS encoding glycogen synthase, protein MHVLHVSAECYPAAKTGGLGDVVGALPKYLNQAGMQASVIIPKYALPWFARHQFQEIFFGQVRMYNWSVSYQIQQLTDDDLGFTLYVVNIPGKFDRAGIYSDQYGYFGDSFERWICFQQAVLQWIIVTQQPITHIHCHDHHAGLIPFMMRYCPIYADLAEMPSFLTIHNGGYQGRYGWSNNHLLPFYERPAAGMLDWDNSINMLGSAIKCCWAYNTVSPTYLEEMKESSLGLEGLLQQEWMKGSGIVNGIDNEVWDPKTDPMIQVHLEDDFLAYKRGNKAILCERFGLDPGLPILTFIGRMVHQKGVDILADAIWSIIQQTTQIQFIILGSGEAQYEDPYKSLAYHHGDQVKTIIQYNEALSHQLYAGSDFLLMPSREEPCGLNQLYAMRYGTLPIVRRTGGLQDTVIDIDDWQGTGICFSQLNVNDLVAAFHRSIRLYQHKSRMYAIMQEAMTKDHSWERVAQDYIGWYKYYMGIE, encoded by the coding sequence ATGCATGTATTACACGTTAGTGCCGAATGTTATCCAGCGGCAAAAACCGGGGGGTTGGGCGACGTCGTTGGCGCACTTCCAAAATATCTGAACCAGGCAGGAATGCAAGCCAGTGTTATCATTCCAAAGTATGCCTTACCCTGGTTTGCCCGCCATCAATTTCAGGAGATATTCTTCGGTCAAGTCCGGATGTACAATTGGAGCGTATCTTACCAGATCCAGCAACTGACCGATGATGATCTTGGCTTCACGTTGTACGTGGTTAACATTCCAGGTAAATTTGACCGGGCCGGAATATACTCCGATCAATACGGCTATTTTGGTGATTCGTTTGAACGGTGGATTTGCTTTCAACAAGCCGTCCTCCAGTGGATCATTGTCACCCAGCAACCCATTACCCACATCCATTGCCATGATCATCATGCCGGACTTATCCCTTTCATGATGCGTTATTGCCCCATTTATGCAGACCTTGCCGAAATGCCCAGCTTCCTGACCATTCATAATGGCGGATACCAGGGACGTTACGGCTGGAGTAACAACCATCTTTTACCATTTTATGAACGACCTGCAGCGGGCATGCTGGATTGGGATAACAGCATAAATATGCTCGGAAGTGCTATTAAATGCTGCTGGGCTTATAACACGGTCTCCCCGACTTACCTTGAAGAGATGAAAGAATCTTCCTTAGGACTGGAAGGGCTTCTGCAGCAAGAATGGATGAAAGGATCCGGCATTGTCAACGGTATCGATAATGAGGTGTGGGATCCAAAAACGGATCCGATGATCCAGGTTCACCTGGAAGATGATTTCCTGGCTTACAAACGGGGGAATAAAGCCATTCTCTGCGAACGATTCGGATTGGATCCGGGATTGCCCATTCTTACCTTTATCGGTCGTATGGTGCATCAGAAAGGTGTTGACATCCTGGCTGATGCCATCTGGAGTATTATTCAACAAACCACCCAGATCCAGTTCATCATATTAGGTTCGGGCGAGGCTCAATACGAAGACCCCTACAAATCTCTGGCCTATCACCACGGGGACCAGGTCAAGACCATCATCCAATACAACGAAGCTTTATCCCATCAGCTTTATGCTGGTTCCGACTTCCTGCTGATGCCTTCCCGGGAAGAACCTTGCGGACTGAATCAGCTGTATGCCATGCGTTACGGCACTTTACCTATTGTCCGGCGCACCGGCGGCTTGCAGGATACAGTGATCGATATCGATGACTGGCAGGGCACCGGGATTTGTTTCAGCCAGCTTAATGTAAACGATCTTGTTGCAGCTTTTCACCGGTCGATCAGATTGTATCAGCACAAATCCAGAATGTACGCGATCATGCAGGAGGCGATGACGAAAGATCACTCCTGGGAGCGGGTTGCACAGGATTATATCGGCTGGTATAAATATTATATGGGAATCGAATAA